GAATATCCAATATTGGTGGGCGATAAGAGTTTGATTTTTTTTCCTGTTTTTTTGTTAGGTACCCCCGTTGCCGCAATGGCCATCACAAGCAGGGTTCAATTACGTGAGAAAGACTCGCTAAATCAATTCTTGACCGCGGTAGCAAGTATTTTTTCGCTGTACTACTTCAGAAATCATAACTCGCTACTCGAATATGTAGACCCCCAGGGGATACACATAAGCCCACCATCATCTGTTGGCTCTGAACACATGATATTGCTGACGGAGCGCCAACTAGTAATTCTGAGGCTCATCAGTGAAGACCGGACAAATAAAAGCATTGCGGAGTTTCTTGGCTACTCAGAATCAACGGTTCGACAAGATGTAATGAAGATTTTTGCG
The sequence above is drawn from the bacterium genome and encodes:
- a CDS encoding LuxR C-terminal-related transcriptional regulator, translated to EYPILVGDKSLIFFPVFLLGTPVAAMAITSRVQLREKDSLNQFLTAVASIFSLYYFRNHNSLLEYVDPQGIHISPPSSVGSEHMILLTERQLVILRLISEDRTNKSIAEFLGYSESTVRQDVMKIFAKLGCNHRSEAAAMFKGYAVSI